The following are encoded in a window of Borrelia puertoricensis genomic DNA:
- a CDS encoding P13 family porin — protein MKQVLILMLFFVCIVVSFAQNYDEMASDTVATEGNMDNKLLLYELHKQSTLVPFLLNFFVGFGTGSFMQGNFTGGLLILGFDMLGVGLISGGIYSLSQYKGIETPTFALSLVSLGGMTLFITRIVEMISPFTYASSYNRKLREKLGISLGGFKPQFEVNFNENAGLGFELAFTKKY, from the coding sequence ATGAAACAAGTATTAATTTTAATGTTATTTTTTGTTTGTATTGTTGTTAGTTTTGCCCAAAATTATGATGAGATGGCTTCTGATACTGTGGCTACTGAAGGTAATATGGATAACAAGTTGTTACTTTATGAACTTCATAAACAAAGTACTTTAGTGCCTTTTTTATTGAATTTTTTTGTGGGTTTTGGTACAGGTTCATTCATGCAAGGAAATTTTACTGGTGGATTACTGATTTTAGGATTTGATATGTTGGGTGTAGGTTTGATTAGTGGTGGTATATATTCTCTTTCTCAATATAAAGGTATTGAAACACCAACGTTTGCATTATCTTTGGTGTCTTTAGGTGGAATGACTTTATTTATAACACGAATTGTTGAAATGATAAGTCCATTTACATATGCGTCTAGTTATAATAGGAAACTTCGAGAAAAATTGGGTATATCTTTGGGAGGATTTAAGCCCCAATTTGAAGTAAATTTTAACGAAAATGCTGGTTTGGGGTTTGAACTTGCTTTTACTAAGAAGTATTGA
- a CDS encoding apolipoprotein A1/A4/E family protein: MSVEVKERVNDEDIAKSAVRPERVKKGYHSVTFDGHIISYYVLEEKFDIFQDRMLDNFHYLDDKINIFRNELNEKIDSVETRLNEKIDNVETRLNEKIDSVETRLNEKIDSVETRLNEKIDNVETRLNEKIDSVETRLNEKIDSVETRLNEKIDKLDTRIDKLDEKIEVVKTDLVQINSRLTLIESKLGFKGQLVSSLTVVAALAASYFVAQLFVSLGKYLGIS, encoded by the coding sequence ATGAGTGTTGAAGTAAAAGAACGAGTAAATGATGAAGATATAGCTAAGAGCGCAGTTAGACCGGAGAGAGTTAAGAAGGGTTATCATAGTGTGACATTTGATGGTCATATTATTAGTTATTATGTTCTTGAAGAAAAGTTTGATATTTTTCAAGATAGGATGTTGGATAATTTTCATTATTTAGATGACAAGATCAATATATTTAGGAATGAGTTAAATGAAAAGATAGATAGTGTAGAGACTAGACTAAATGAAAAGATAGATAATGTAGAGACTAGACTAAATGAAAAGATAGATAGTGTAGAGACTAGACTAAATGAAAAGATAGATAGTGTAGAGACTAGACTAAATGAAAAGATAGATAATGTAGAGACTAGACTAAATGAAAAGATAGATAGTGTAGAGACCAGACTAAATGAAAAGATAGATAGTGTAGAGACCAGACTAAATGAAAAGATAGATAAACTTGATACTAGGATAGATAAACTTGATGAAAAGATAGAGGTTGTTAAAACTGATTTAGTACAAATTAATTCTCGATTGACTTTGATTGAGAGCAAGTTAGGATTTAAGGGTCAGTTAGTTTCATCTTTAACAGTTGTTGCTGCACTTGCTGCGTCATATTTTGTAGCACAGTTATTTGTGTCTTTAGGAAAATATTTAGGAATTTCTTAG
- a CDS encoding tape measure protein, with protein sequence MTLDEIIIPLSIATSNNDKLDTISSALERIAKQEFKNLNDLKSKLESAAKTGADVGTVYDALISQADKMGKNFKKLADSIKGVGDKTKNIKTLRSTLKGLGKSLINVKGLAQGVGEALDRLISSVLPITLIIKSVEKIGSAISGIFTGSLDSVASFNEEVGVFSNMLGNAEVGRALAYDMRSFGEETLFTCEAINNAAKTMLSYGATASEVSERMRMFGEAAGGSSEGLEKLVEVYSKVEASNRIALEDLESLCNAGVDITGILAEEAGVAGDSLFKMASEGRLGFEELSGALRKATSEGGKFYKNTAREAKTLADAQLQTSKMSEKLYLDLGQALELLMIGFEKMKQWLIVGFLEPLTKIISSTIFLFNKLGDLVNYFIETWIAGFKLWLNAMMMVFDKIKQIVSYVGNKVVEGFKLWFNILMMGFEKIKQGFLLLVRPLNNISSSVKDLFGKLKEIVFYVGGKFVEGFKVAFDPIIKLFERVSNLASDIWDKMLKILGLSKDDPLRTPFEDKKSGEERLKNQDKIDKDNFNKQMIADYSDLQKQIFKMQRELALKPLEEQEKATRRLESIINAKNKAFIAKYGASFDLLTDENQKTLANVERDVNNFAKANFDFVNEHKDLQNEIARLNREILMLPYEAQEKAMRDLASTINDKQKAFVDKYLKNFKSLSESNKNLLTTLQRGVNEFGKTATDRSFVESHKALQQKVTLMQFELMMRPLAEREKASAEMQTEINKLYHDFAESHKGEFERLNESNRNTLLQIVSQTEAAAESLGSNFSLLFDSVIGVVNKIVTEDLGKGVVAGNGADTLTQSLFDVSKDMLASMGPWGSMASAALSFTVGIFKGLEEQRIKEIEERRDKDLEELAKQSEVGLARIEEGFDREIAMRKDKLGELDDQYSKEIEFLRQAQSKGQISGEEFQKRIAQVESEYQTKRQQESVAVTGAEESKKIEMERHRKLENLEGERIKAQAEIDKINSYNFYWNRDRDLKRAEGLLDEILNRIAKVRSASSVQEIKFARKGAHFMTTKPTYIPGAGLMTSEMGQSELIRVTPAPIDENLRNLEARIIAEEINKIQKSEGNGKGQVIINNYNFNGDVLDADKLVRMLKAREHSMSFRMAE encoded by the coding sequence ATGACACTTGATGAGATTATAATTCCTCTCTCAATTGCTACTAGTAATAATGATAAATTAGACACTATATCTAGTGCACTTGAGAGAATAGCAAAACAAGAATTTAAAAACCTAAATGATTTGAAATCAAAATTGGAGAGTGCTGCTAAGACTGGAGCTGATGTTGGGACAGTTTATGATGCTTTAATTTCGCAAGCTGATAAAATGGGTAAAAATTTTAAAAAGCTTGCTGACTCGATTAAAGGTGTTGGTGATAAAACTAAAAACATCAAGACTTTAAGGAGCACGTTGAAAGGCCTTGGTAAAAGTTTAATTAATGTAAAAGGGTTGGCTCAAGGGGTTGGGGAGGCTCTAGATAGACTTATAAGTAGTGTTTTACCAATAACATTAATTATAAAATCGGTTGAAAAGATAGGTTCAGCTATTTCAGGTATATTTACAGGGTCTCTAGACTCTGTAGCTTCATTTAATGAAGAGGTTGGTGTCTTTTCTAATATGTTAGGTAATGCTGAAGTGGGGAGGGCCTTAGCTTATGATATGAGGTCGTTTGGTGAAGAGACGTTGTTTACTTGTGAGGCTATAAATAATGCAGCTAAAACCATGCTTTCTTATGGAGCAACTGCTTCTGAAGTTAGTGAGCGAATGCGTATGTTTGGAGAAGCAGCAGGTGGTAGTAGCGAAGGACTTGAAAAGTTAGTTGAAGTTTACTCTAAAGTAGAGGCTAGTAATAGGATTGCATTAGAGGATCTTGAGTCTCTTTGTAATGCTGGAGTTGATATTACTGGTATTTTGGCAGAAGAGGCAGGAGTAGCAGGCGATTCTTTATTTAAAATGGCAAGTGAGGGTAGACTTGGATTTGAAGAATTAAGTGGTGCCTTAAGAAAGGCTACAAGTGAGGGTGGTAAATTTTACAAAAATACTGCTCGTGAAGCAAAAACTTTAGCAGATGCCCAGCTTCAAACATCTAAAATGAGTGAGAAACTTTACCTTGATCTTGGTCAAGCGCTTGAACTCCTTATGATAGGTTTTGAAAAAATGAAGCAATGGTTAATTGTAGGTTTTTTAGAGCCTCTTACAAAAATAATCTCGTCTACAATTTTTTTATTCAATAAATTGGGAGATCTTGTAAATTATTTTATTGAAACATGGATTGCTGGATTTAAATTGTGGTTGAATGCCATGATGATGGTTTTTGATAAGATAAAACAGATTGTATCTTATGTTGGTAATAAAGTTGTCGAGGGATTTAAATTGTGGTTTAACATTCTTATGATGGGTTTTGAGAAGATAAAACAAGGGTTTTTACTGCTTGTAAGGCCTCTAAATAATATTAGCTCATCAGTAAAGGATCTCTTTGGTAAGCTTAAAGAGATTGTATTCTATGTTGGTGGTAAATTTGTTGAAGGATTTAAAGTTGCATTTGATCCAATTATCAAGCTTTTTGAAAGAGTTTCAAATTTGGCAAGTGATATTTGGGATAAGATGTTAAAAATTTTAGGTCTAAGCAAAGATGATCCTTTGAGAACTCCTTTTGAGGATAAAAAGTCTGGAGAGGAGAGACTTAAGAACCAAGATAAAATTGATAAAGATAATTTCAATAAACAAATGATTGCCGATTATTCGGATTTGCAAAAACAGATTTTCAAAATGCAAAGGGAATTAGCACTAAAACCTTTAGAGGAGCAAGAAAAGGCTACCCGTCGTTTAGAGTCTATAATTAATGCTAAAAATAAGGCATTTATTGCTAAGTATGGAGCAAGTTTTGACTTGCTAACTGATGAGAATCAAAAAACACTTGCCAATGTTGAGAGGGATGTTAATAATTTTGCTAAGGCTAATTTTGATTTTGTAAATGAACATAAGGATTTGCAAAATGAAATAGCAAGACTTAATAGAGAGATTTTGATGCTTCCATATGAAGCTCAAGAGAAAGCAATGAGAGACCTTGCTAGTACTATTAATGACAAGCAAAAAGCATTTGTTGATAAATATTTAAAGAATTTTAAGTCTCTAAGTGAATCAAATAAAAATTTGCTAACGACGCTTCAGAGAGGAGTTAATGAATTTGGTAAGACTGCTACTGACAGGTCATTTGTAGAATCACATAAAGCTTTGCAACAGAAGGTGACTTTAATGCAGTTTGAATTAATGATGCGTCCTTTAGCTGAGAGAGAAAAGGCTAGTGCTGAGATGCAAACTGAGATTAATAAACTTTACCATGATTTTGCAGAGTCACATAAGGGAGAGTTTGAGAGACTTAATGAGTCAAACAGGAATACTTTGCTTCAAATTGTAAGTCAAACAGAAGCAGCAGCTGAGAGTTTAGGTAGTAATTTTAGTTTACTTTTTGATAGTGTTATAGGAGTTGTAAATAAAATTGTTACTGAAGATTTAGGAAAAGGAGTTGTAGCAGGTAATGGTGCAGATACCCTTACTCAGTCATTATTTGATGTATCAAAAGACATGCTAGCAAGTATGGGGCCTTGGGGATCAATGGCTTCAGCTGCTTTAAGTTTTACTGTAGGTATTTTTAAAGGGTTGGAAGAACAGAGAATTAAAGAGATTGAAGAGCGTCGTGACAAGGATTTAGAGGAGCTAGCTAAACAGAGTGAGGTTGGACTTGCTCGTATTGAGGAAGGGTTTGATCGTGAGATTGCAATGCGAAAAGATAAGTTAGGAGAGCTTGATGACCAATATAGTAAAGAGATTGAGTTCTTAAGGCAAGCACAAAGTAAGGGACAAATATCTGGTGAAGAGTTTCAAAAACGGATTGCACAAGTAGAGAGTGAGTATCAAACTAAAAGACAACAAGAGAGTGTAGCAGTAACTGGTGCTGAAGAATCTAAAAAAATTGAAATGGAGCGTCACCGTAAACTTGAGAATTTAGAAGGGGAGCGAATTAAAGCTCAGGCAGAAATTGATAAGATAAATTCGTATAATTTTTATTGGAATCGAGATAGAGATTTAAAGCGTGCTGAAGGATTATTAGATGAAATTTTAAATAGAATAGCTAAGGTAAGATCCGCAAGCTCTGTGCAAGAGATCAAGTTTGCACGCAAGGGAGCTCATTTTATGACAACAAAGCCCACATATATTCCTGGTGCAGGACTTATGACTAGTGAAATGGGACAAAGCGAGCTTATAAGAGTAACACCCGCCCCAATTGATGAAAATTTGCGTAATCTTGAAGCAAGAATTATTGCAGAAGAAATAAATAAAATACAAAAAAGCGAGGGCAATGGGAAGGGACAAGTAATTATTAATAATTACAATTTCAATGGTGATGTTTTAGATGCTGATAAGCTTGTTCGTATGCTTAAAGCACGTGAGCATTCAATGAGTTTTAGGATGGCAGAATAA
- a CDS encoding phage cement protein: MSDFDFTKVEKNFTPGLEHKSGLHQTETGIVDVGSDPVCPGDLVVSSKSSSMGDILVKKATTSTVSTSSNNIHVIRGFAMRKTNIASHEVENYLPGELIPIRRSGEVAVTLDTSFSDPKIGQYVFFKSGKLSKDGKGGIQVGRIKDVSTGSSVSGTGKVVLLDIQIGHEYDSSGNRKFSS; encoded by the coding sequence ATGTCTGATTTTGATTTTACTAAAGTAGAGAAAAATTTTACTCCAGGACTTGAGCATAAATCTGGACTGCATCAAACTGAGACTGGGATAGTTGATGTTGGCTCAGATCCTGTATGTCCTGGAGATTTAGTAGTATCGAGTAAATCATCTTCTATGGGAGATATTTTAGTAAAAAAAGCAACAACTAGTACAGTTAGCACTTCTTCAAACAACATTCATGTTATTCGTGGATTTGCTATGAGAAAGACAAATATAGCATCTCATGAGGTGGAGAATTATTTACCAGGTGAATTAATTCCAATTAGACGAAGTGGTGAAGTGGCCGTAACCCTTGATACATCTTTCTCAGATCCTAAAATTGGTCAGTACGTATTCTTTAAATCAGGAAAACTCTCTAAAGACGGAAAGGGAGGAATTCAGGTTGGGAGAATTAAGGATGTAAGTACCGGTTCTAGTGTTAGTGGTACAGGGAAGGTAGTGCTATTAGATATTCAGATTGGTCATGAATATGATTCTAGTGGTAATAGGAAATTTTCTTCATAA
- a CDS encoding terminase, producing MKGEQLVDEVSSSNGTSSDVNNNKDLVTISVEEYEKLISDSKRLPDMISREDFERRLAEAESNFTKARKQAEKQAEVDAFKDSKLLAHLEKACEQYEITPPFASASSIKDAKLAFLDAMKKKYSIKFRVDESGDLDSQIENISLLVQELTAYKQMVNSRNRYVGKIINNTKAQRHKERLIPREVLNV from the coding sequence ATGAAGGGTGAACAATTAGTTGATGAAGTATCCTCGTCAAATGGCACGTCTTCTGATGTTAACAATAATAAAGATTTGGTGACAATTTCTGTTGAAGAATATGAGAAATTAATATCAGATTCTAAAAGATTACCAGATATGATCTCAAGGGAGGATTTTGAGAGAAGATTAGCTGAAGCTGAGAGTAATTTTACTAAAGCTCGCAAACAAGCTGAAAAGCAGGCTGAAGTTGATGCATTTAAAGATTCTAAACTTTTAGCACACTTAGAGAAAGCTTGCGAGCAGTATGAAATTACTCCTCCATTTGCTAGTGCAAGTAGTATTAAGGATGCGAAATTGGCATTCTTAGATGCTATGAAGAAGAAATATAGCATCAAATTTAGGGTAGATGAATCTGGTGATCTTGATTCACAGATTGAGAATATAAGTTTACTTGTACAAGAACTTACAGCTTACAAACAAATGGTAAATTCTCGCAATAGATATGTTGGAAAGATCATAAATAATACTAAAGCACAAAGACATAAGGAGAGACTTATTCCTAGGGAGGTTTTAAATGTCTGA
- a CDS encoding anti-CBASS protein Acb1 family protein, whose protein sequence is MFKFKFFRRRNNLSSRGPLMPASDTSTGDPLRLAHQVAEIYAGFAASRDIEHKRGDGLSKLFDNNFRGVIKKMVYTAILSGESAFYIVVPDSEDPSVPLRQGFPCLCFNFGEVCSRDDSSFENIHPTRVVKMKSSFLNFQALEKSSRIMDTLLHETVGFLKVNNFTFLKSATLPSVKDMTAYDLAELKKNIEGVLDSNHKMMILGREDDIANITRSVSPIRDAFDIIVSDITLHSGIPREVLYPISPSGEGSVGNYDIFYLNIEQICRLMVAPFINTVLEKFGLKSNWQFKAVKPISQKEQAEVDEKHARTLALYTELLGKASEMGDLDLRLKIQSELEEFLKV, encoded by the coding sequence TTGTTTAAATTTAAATTTTTTAGAAGAAGAAATAATCTCAGTTCAAGAGGACCTTTAATGCCAGCAAGCGATACGTCAACAGGTGACCCCTTAAGGCTTGCACATCAAGTAGCCGAGATATATGCAGGATTTGCAGCATCTAGGGACATTGAGCATAAGAGAGGAGATGGTCTTTCCAAGCTTTTTGATAATAATTTTAGGGGTGTTATCAAGAAGATGGTTTACACAGCAATTCTCTCTGGAGAGAGTGCTTTTTATATAGTAGTTCCAGATTCAGAAGATCCGAGTGTGCCACTGCGTCAAGGATTTCCTTGTCTTTGTTTTAATTTTGGAGAAGTGTGCTCTAGAGATGATTCTTCTTTTGAAAATATTCATCCAACCCGTGTTGTTAAAATGAAGTCGTCGTTCTTAAATTTTCAAGCTTTAGAGAAGAGCAGTAGGATTATGGACACTTTACTTCATGAAACTGTAGGTTTTTTGAAAGTTAATAATTTCACTTTTTTAAAATCAGCAACTCTCCCATCAGTAAAAGATATGACCGCTTATGACCTTGCAGAACTTAAGAAAAATATAGAAGGGGTGCTAGATAGTAATCATAAGATGATGATACTTGGTAGGGAAGATGATATTGCAAATATTACGCGTTCTGTAAGTCCTATAAGGGATGCTTTTGATATTATTGTGTCTGATATAACCCTGCATTCAGGGATTCCAAGAGAGGTCCTCTATCCCATCTCGCCATCTGGTGAGGGTAGTGTTGGGAATTATGACATATTTTACCTTAATATTGAGCAAATATGTAGGCTTATGGTAGCACCGTTTATAAACACTGTGCTTGAAAAATTTGGACTTAAGTCCAATTGGCAATTTAAGGCGGTTAAACCTATAAGTCAAAAGGAGCAAGCAGAAGTTGATGAGAAGCATGCACGTACTCTTGCCTTATATACAGAGCTTTTAGGGAAAGCTAGCGAAATGGGTGATTTGGATCTGAGGTTAAAAATTCAATCTGAACTTGAGGAGTTCCTTAAAGTTTAG
- a CDS encoding PBSX family phage terminase large subunit, with product MRLKRLPIYFDAYKRKPGAEIFVYYSSRGTGKTYDIATVNLERKFTPDGGDTLAVRKKKNKTIQSIHKEILELLHRYNLRREFNVSKAKIETKNLIYGRKRAFVFEGGHDTTDLKSYAHFKDLWLEEANQFTESDIERLIPTMRERGGRIYMSSNPVPLSHWLYKRYIANEDNPSVCVIKSTYRDNPFLNGGDIDSWLEKQRLAYHGNDLGFRIEVLGEEFDFGTARFIKDFEVCDESIFDRAQGNFYTGVHIKGNRVCFIEIFVGRIAYFPITVVTNASSKVLLSREDYERECSRFRGTFVLPHSREELKFVFSRFGRGSLVARNRNLYVLSDYLIPNNLSVVRRDETEDVILEFSETEYYYDESLGSESGTATNLVMQKNLQYIPAFLNAVSIFA from the coding sequence TTGAGGTTAAAGCGACTGCCGATTTATTTTGATGCATACAAAAGAAAACCTGGTGCTGAGATTTTTGTGTATTACTCAAGTCGTGGGACTGGTAAGACTTATGATATTGCAACAGTAAATCTTGAGAGAAAGTTTACACCTGATGGTGGTGATACTTTGGCAGTGCGTAAGAAGAAAAACAAAACAATTCAGTCAATTCATAAAGAAATTTTAGAGTTGCTTCATAGGTATAACTTAAGACGTGAATTTAATGTAAGTAAAGCTAAGATAGAGACAAAAAATTTAATATATGGACGCAAGCGTGCGTTTGTATTTGAAGGTGGGCATGATACAACTGACCTTAAATCGTATGCGCACTTTAAAGACCTATGGCTTGAGGAGGCTAATCAGTTTACTGAATCTGATATTGAGAGACTCATTCCTACAATGAGAGAGCGTGGGGGGAGAATTTACATGTCAAGTAACCCAGTACCTCTTTCGCATTGGCTTTACAAACGTTATATTGCAAATGAAGATAATCCATCAGTATGTGTAATTAAGAGTACGTATAGAGACAATCCTTTCTTAAATGGAGGTGATATTGACTCGTGGCTTGAGAAACAAAGGCTTGCGTATCATGGAAATGATCTTGGATTTAGAATTGAGGTCTTAGGAGAAGAATTTGATTTTGGAACAGCAAGATTTATAAAAGATTTTGAAGTTTGTGATGAGAGTATCTTTGATCGAGCACAGGGTAATTTTTATACAGGAGTTCACATTAAGGGAAATAGGGTTTGCTTTATAGAGATTTTTGTTGGAAGAATAGCTTACTTTCCAATAACAGTTGTAACTAATGCTAGTAGTAAAGTTTTACTCTCAAGGGAAGATTATGAGCGTGAATGTTCGCGTTTTAGAGGGACATTTGTTCTCCCACATAGTAGAGAAGAATTAAAATTTGTTTTCTCTCGTTTTGGTAGAGGGTCTCTAGTAGCACGTAATCGTAATCTTTATGTGCTCTCAGATTATTTAATTCCTAATAATCTGAGTGTAGTAAGAAGGGACGAGACTGAAGATGTGATATTGGAATTTAGTGAGACTGAATATTATTATGATGAATCTTTAGGTAGTGAGAGTGGTACTGCTACAAATCTTGTTATGCAGAAAAATTTGCAATATATTCCAGCATTTCTAAATGCTGTGTCAATTTTTGCGTGA